The genomic window TTGCTCCCCTAGGCGTAAATGGTTTGTCTCTTTTTTCCCAAGGTTTGCTATCTCTTCTCTCGGTTTGGCCTTCATCGCGTCTGTTGTTGGTTCTGCCAGTAAAAGGCCTGTCCGCTTTTTCCCAGGGTTTGCTATCTTTTCTATCCCTACTATTTTCGCTACGATCGGCGCTGCCGCCTCTGCTGCTGTATGGTCTATCTGTTTTTTCCCAAGGTTTGCTATCTCTTTTATCGAATGATTTTTTGAAATCTGATGTTTCGTTAGAATCTCTTCTAGGTCTTGTAGAACGAGACTGGGAGTCTCCGCCTCGGGTACTATTACTTTTAAAATCTCTTTTGTCATCAGTGCCAAAACTTCTGCTTCTGCTATCGTCTCTTGCACTAGATCTTTTTGGCCTGTCACTATCTGTTTGTGCGGTTCTTCTTCCTGTTGTGCCTCTGCCTGGTTTGGACTTGTCATCCCGACTTTTCCCTTTGTTACTATTTGTCATGATACGCTTTTAATCGCATAAAATAATGCGGCTGCAAAGTTAGCAAATTTACATGGATAAACAATTTGGAAATATACGGATTTTTCTAAAAAATACATCGTCTAAAATCTGCGTTCACAGTATTTTAAACAGCGATTTTAGAGCTTATTTTCGTAAGTGCTTGATAATTAAATAAATAAAACTTATCTTTGCAGCCGCAAGTATTAAGTGTTAACTAAAAAAGGAGGAAGATGTTAAAGAAACACCTCATTCCATTAACAGTAATTTTAGGATTATTGCTGATGGCAAATGTGTTTGCTTATAAGCTACCAACAGAAGTAGAAAATCTTAAGAAAGATAACTATACCAACGTTAAAAAAGAAACCGAAGAGCCGGTATTTTCAATAGCTCAACTAGAGTTTGCCGAAGAAACATTGCCAGTTGGCGATGCCAAGGTAACTCAAAAGATGAAGAGAACTTTAGCTTCATTTTCTTATGGAAATTTGCAAACTAATCGTTTGCATTTAAAAGCAGCAAAGTGGTTTCCTATTGTAGAGCCTATTTTGGCCGCCTATGGTATACCTAACGATTTTAAGTACCTGCCTTTGGTAGAGTCTGGCTTAAGAGGAGGGGTATCGCCAAAAGGTGCAGCAGGTTACTGGCAGTTTATGCCAAGCACTGCCCGTATGTATGGTTTAAAGGTAAATAAGAAAGTAGACGAGCGCTACCACCTTAAAAAATCTACCATTGCCGCAGCAAAGTATATTAAAGAGCTTTATGGGATTTTTGATAGCTGGACTTTAGTAGCAGCAGCTTACAATGTTGGCGATGGCCACATGCGTAGGCAAATTAACCGCCAAAATCAGGATAATTATTTTAAAATGAAGCTAAATAGAGAAACAGGGGCTTATGTCTACAAACTGATCTCGATGAAGGAAATTTTAGAAAATCCGAGCCGTAACGGTTACAAAAATCAAGAAGCATTAATTGCTTACAAGCCTGTAGAAGAAAACACAACTACAGTAGAATAGTAATAAAATTGGTATAGCTTTTTTATAAGCATTTTAAAAGGCTGTTTCCCAGATAAGGGAGGCAGCCTTTTCTTTTGTTTTTTAGCCACAGATGCACAGATTTTTATCGGGCAATAATGAATAAGAATTAATTATCTGAGCATCTGTGGCTAAATTATTTTCTACTTTTGAGTTAAAGTATGGGGCAATTAAAAGTTATTAGCGTTAGGCAAGAAGTTAACGAAACCATTAGCATTGTATTAGAGCCAACTAATGGGGTAAAACCAGTTTACAAAGCTGGCCAATTTTTAACTTTATCATTTCGCATAGGCGATAAAGAGTTACGAAGATCTTACTCGGCCTACAGTTCGCCCTTGGTAGACGAACCTTTGGCCATTGCTGTTAAGCTAGTAGAAAATGGGGAAATTTCCAGGTTTTTGCATCACTCGCTAAGGGCAGGAGATGTAGTAGAAGTTACCGAACCTAACGGGATGTTTTTTTACGAACCCGAAAAGGATAAAGAAAGAACTGTTTTTCTATTTGCTGCGGGGGTGGGCATTACACCATTATACGCTATTTTAAAAACCGCTTTGGTTGGAGAAGTTTACTCTAAAATAGTATTGATTTACAGCAGTAGATCTACGGAAGAAACTTTGTTCTTGGATGAATTAAAAGAATGGCAAAATAGCTATCCCGATAGGTTTAAGCTAATTAATCTCTTTAGTAATTCTAAAAACTTATTAAGGGCTAGGTTAAATGGTTTTTTGGTTCACGAATTGATTAGAGAACAGCTATCTTTTAACAAGGAAGATGCACTTTTTTATACTTGTGGCCCGGTAGATTATATGGATGTTTGTCGTATTTCTATTTTAGGTGCTGGCTACAAGCCTCATCAGGTAAAACGAGAAACATTTGTATTGCCCGAAGATGAGATAGATGAAGATGACGCCACCGAAAAAGTAGTAGATAAAAACACCTATTCAATTAGTCTGATTTTTGAAGGAGAAACGCATCATTTACACGTACCCTGGCCTAAAAGGATACTGGATGTGGCGCTCGAAAATAAAATCAAAATTCCTTATAGTTGTAGTGGTGGTGTGTGTAGTACTTGTACTGCGACTTGCATCTCGGGCGGTGTAAGAATGGATTATAACGAGGTGCTTACCGATGATGAAATCGCTAGAGGTAGGGTGTTGGTTTGTACTGGGCATCCCACAGAAAATGGTACAACAATAACTTGGGGATAACAGTAGTAAAAACAAATTAGATTTTGAGCTTGTACGATAACAGTAAGGCTATGACTTCTAAATAGCCTTTTTTTTGAAGATGCGTTTTTAGCTCTTTCAGTGCTTTTGTGATATGTTTTTCTACGGTTTTAACACTAATGTTAAGTTGGTTGGCAATGTCTTTGTTTGCTAAACCTATATTTCTGCTTAATGTAAAAACTTTTTGGCATTGCTCAGGTAAGTCACTCACACAAGTCATTATTTCGGCATTTATTTCCTTTAAAAGCAAGCTGTCTTCTTGGTGCAGCACCGAAGATTGGATATACTTCTCAATATAATAGTCTATATTTTCTTCTATGGAAACATTAGATTTTACATATTTGCTTTTACTATGGTTTATACTTCTATTGAAAACCGCCTTTAGCAAATAAGGCCGCATTGGAGCAGTAAAATCTATTTTTGCTCTATTTTCCCAAACGTAAAAAAAACATCTTGTGCTATATCTTCGGCAATGTCTTCGTTGCTAACATAGCGAAAGGCATATAATTTTAGTGTAGCATAGTATTGCTTAAATAAATCTTCAAAAAATATCAGATCTTCTTTGGCGTTCATCGCTCACTTATTTCTGGTTGAGGCAAATGTAATAAATTTATTAAATGAAATTTTTTTAAAAAAAATGCAATTAGAGGTAGGGTTATGGGCTTATGTTTTGTGTATTGATATAACGGGCATATAAAATGGTGTTAAGAAAAGATAAAATGGAAGAATTGTTTGTCAAGTATTGGGATGGAGCTGCCGATGTTTCTGAGAAGCTATTGTTGCTAGATTGGTTGAAACAAAGTGATGAAAATAGGAAGACTTTTTCACAGGCTTATGATATTTGGCTTGCCGCCTCGTTGGGTGCCGAGAACGAGTTGACCACTGCTATCGCTTTAGATCGTTTCAAATCGAGGGTAATTAATTCCGAAAAATATGACCATAAAAATAAAAAATTGGTAAGGTACCGTTTGCAAATTGCGGCATCTCTTCTTTTGGCTATTTTTTCTCTAGGATATTATATTTCGAGAAAATATATCCAAATGCAGCAACCAATGGTTATAAACCAAGTAATTATGCCAGAGGGGAGCAAAGGTAAAGTGGTTTTGCCAGATGGGACTTTGGTTTGGTTAAAATCTAATACAAAAATTGTTTATCCAGAAACATTTTCGGATAAGGTTAGAGCGGTAAAAGTATTTGGCGAAGCTTATTTTGACGTAGCGCCTAATAAGCAAAAACCTTTTATAGTAAATGCAAACCAGTTGGCTATTAAAGTTTTGGGAACCAAGTTTAATGTAAGAAACTATGATGAAAGAAACGATATCACTGTAACTTTGTTAGAGGGAAAGGTTAGTCTTTTGGCTGATTCGTTTACAGGCGAGCATTTTTTGCTTCCTAATCAGCAGTTTGTGCTAAACAAGAAAAATTTATCTACCAAGTTAAATAAGGTTAAAGCAGAAACGTCTGTTTCGTGGATTAAAGATAGATTAGTGTTTGAGAACAAGCCGCTTTCAGAAATTATTCCTTACATGGAGGCTTGGTACGGTGTAGATATTACGTGCGATAAGGCAATAGCAGACCAAACACGCTTAACTTTTATCATTAGAAACGAATCGCTTAGCGAAATCATGAAATCTATACAATTTGTATCCTCATTAAAATTTCAGCAAAAAGATAATGTACTTTTTATTAATAAGTAATGTAATAATGCCTATGTAAAAAATGAACAAAATAAAAAAGCAAGTAGGTTTTAGAAAACCCACTTGCAGCAAATGTTAATTTCATTAAAGTGGTTAAGGGTAGCGGCCCTTAACAATATGATAAATCAATTAAACCTAACAAATTTATGAAAAAAACTTTTTGGGATGATATTCCAAATCTATTTTCTATGCAAAGTCTAAGCTTATGTAGCATGAAAATACTCATTTTTTGCTGTGTATTATTTTGCTCTAATAGGGCTTTTGCGCAACAAACACCACTAGATTTAAATGTAAAAGATAAGCCTTTAAAAGAAGTGTTAAAACTTATTGAAAGCAAAACTGATTACGTGTTTTTTTATAACGATGCCAATATTGATGTAACGCAAAAGGTAAATGTAAACGTAAAGCAAAAACCTTTAACACAGGTGCTTAACGAAGTTTTACCAAATTACACCTATCGTATTGATGCCCAAGCCAAGAAAATATATCTGTTGCCAGCTAAAGCATCAGAAAAGATTAAGGTAAACGGAATGGTTACAGAAGCCGATAACCAACCTATTATTGGGGCGGGTGTTAAGATTAAAGGAACCACAGAAACTACCGTTACCGACCAGAATGGAAAGTTCTCCTTGCTTGCAGAAAAAGGAGCAACACTTTTGATCAGCTACGTGGGCTTTGTTTCTGAAGAAATACAAGCTGTTGCAGGCAAAACGCTAAAGGTTGTGCTAGAAGAATCGAACATTGTTATGAATGAAGTAGTAGTGGTAGGTTACGGAACAGTGCGTAAGCGAGATTTAACTGGTTCTATTTCTACGCTGAAGAGCGAAAATTTTAACGTGGGATTAATGACCTCGCCAACACAACTTATGCAAGGACGTGTTGCTGGGGTAAATATTACTTCTAACGGCGGCGAACCAGGTGTAGGCATGACTGTTAGAGTTAGGGGTGCAAACTCCATCCGTTCTGGGCAAGACCCATTGTATGTGGTAGATGGTGTGCCGTTAGATATTACCGATGTGCAGGCCTCTGGAGGTAGTATTTCTGGAGTGGGAGCTTCTGCAAAGAAAAATCCATTAAATTTCCTTAATACAGACGACATTGAGTCTATCGAAGTTTTGAAGGATGCCTCGGCAACCGCAATCTACGGTGCAAGAGGATCAAATGGTGTGGTATTAGTAACTACCAA from Pedobacter sp. SL55 includes these protein-coding regions:
- a CDS encoding lytic transglycosylase domain-containing protein — protein: MLKKHLIPLTVILGLLLMANVFAYKLPTEVENLKKDNYTNVKKETEEPVFSIAQLEFAEETLPVGDAKVTQKMKRTLASFSYGNLQTNRLHLKAAKWFPIVEPILAAYGIPNDFKYLPLVESGLRGGVSPKGAAGYWQFMPSTARMYGLKVNKKVDERYHLKKSTIAAAKYIKELYGIFDSWTLVAAAYNVGDGHMRRQINRQNQDNYFKMKLNRETGAYVYKLISMKEILENPSRNGYKNQEALIAYKPVEENTTTVE
- a CDS encoding ferredoxin--NADP reductase; this translates as MGQLKVISVRQEVNETISIVLEPTNGVKPVYKAGQFLTLSFRIGDKELRRSYSAYSSPLVDEPLAIAVKLVENGEISRFLHHSLRAGDVVEVTEPNGMFFYEPEKDKERTVFLFAAGVGITPLYAILKTALVGEVYSKIVLIYSSRSTEETLFLDELKEWQNSYPDRFKLINLFSNSKNLLRARLNGFLVHELIREQLSFNKEDALFYTCGPVDYMDVCRISILGAGYKPHQVKRETFVLPEDEIDEDDATEKVVDKNTYSISLIFEGETHHLHVPWPKRILDVALENKIKIPYSCSGGVCSTCTATCISGGVRMDYNEVLTDDEIARGRVLVCTGHPTENGTTITWG
- a CDS encoding sigma-70 family RNA polymerase sigma factor, giving the protein MRPYLLKAVFNRSINHSKSKYVKSNVSIEENIDYYIEKYIQSSVLHQEDSLLLKEINAEIMTCVSDLPEQCQKVFTLSRNIGLANKDIANQLNISVKTVEKHITKALKELKTHLQKKGYLEVIALLLSYKLKI
- a CDS encoding sigma factor, whose protein sequence is MNAKEDLIFFEDLFKQYYATLKLYAFRYVSNEDIAEDIAQDVFFTFGKIEQK
- a CDS encoding FecR family protein, translating into MVLRKDKMEELFVKYWDGAADVSEKLLLLDWLKQSDENRKTFSQAYDIWLAASLGAENELTTAIALDRFKSRVINSEKYDHKNKKLVRYRLQIAASLLLAIFSLGYYISRKYIQMQQPMVINQVIMPEGSKGKVVLPDGTLVWLKSNTKIVYPETFSDKVRAVKVFGEAYFDVAPNKQKPFIVNANQLAIKVLGTKFNVRNYDERNDITVTLLEGKVSLLADSFTGEHFLLPNQQFVLNKKNLSTKLNKVKAETSVSWIKDRLVFENKPLSEIIPYMEAWYGVDITCDKAIADQTRLTFIIRNESLSEIMKSIQFVSSLKFQQKDNVLFINK